A DNA window from Streptococcus mutans contains the following coding sequences:
- a CDS encoding DUF4097 family beta strand repeat-containing protein produces the protein MRKSLKMTIGIGLILSCFGLILVGIGLSSGGIDKLQVKDDQALKKEVQFDNIQSLDLDLSVRNIKIESSQDQHFKLTYYKKLDEEISHKVQHQNLNLKQKEKFRIHFFVLSDFFNWFHQDDTNNVTLAIPKNVQLKDVSIKNNVGDITIKNQQASKITVQQNTGNLNIYNSQIAKGKVSSDVGNIAIQNSSLSDIDVVDHTGDISAKNLTVLNLVRMTNNTGNTNVSLSPQSAQATIVSAKTDVGHTDISHQLLQGYSGKNRLAVKGDTGNIQIK, from the coding sequence ATGAGAAAATCACTGAAAATGACTATAGGTATCGGACTAATCTTAAGTTGCTTTGGTCTTATTCTTGTTGGTATTGGACTATCATCAGGTGGAATTGATAAATTGCAAGTTAAAGACGATCAAGCACTCAAGAAAGAAGTCCAATTTGACAATATTCAATCGCTTGATTTGGATTTATCCGTAAGAAATATCAAAATTGAATCTTCTCAGGATCAACACTTTAAACTGACTTACTACAAAAAGTTAGATGAAGAAATTTCTCACAAAGTACAGCATCAAAATCTAAACCTAAAGCAAAAAGAAAAATTTAGAATTCACTTTTTTGTACTAAGTGACTTTTTCAATTGGTTCCATCAAGATGATACCAATAATGTCACTCTAGCTATTCCTAAGAATGTTCAGCTAAAAGATGTTTCTATAAAAAATAATGTTGGTGATATTACAATCAAAAATCAACAAGCCAGCAAAATTACTGTTCAGCAGAACACGGGAAATCTAAACATCTATAATAGCCAAATTGCTAAAGGAAAAGTTTCTTCAGATGTTGGCAACATCGCTATTCAAAATAGTTCCTTATCAGATATAGATGTTGTTGACCATACAGGCGACATTTCTGCTAAAAACCTTACTGTTTTAAATCTGGTTAGAATGACTAATAATACAGGTAACACTAATGTCTCACTTTCGCCTCAAAGTGCACAAGCAACTATTGTCTCCGCAAAAACCGATGTTGGCCATACGGATATTAGTCATCAACTACTCCAAGGTTATTCTGGCAAAAATCGTTTAGCTGTCAAAGGAGACACAGGAAATATCCAAATTAAGTAA
- the cidB gene encoding antiholin-like protein produces MNFIFSNPLFGLWLSIFAYLIGILIFRRFPHPLTTPLLLATIIVIIFLKVTHISYQDYYKGGAYLNTLIVPSTVALGIPLYQTFHLMRHHARSIILGSFLAAVVNTSFTAFVAKVFGMDFFLAISLFPKSVTTAMAVGIVDKMQGITTVTLVVVVATGILTSVLGPTLLKLLKIEDPVAIGLALGGTGHAVGTGTALKYGRISGAMAGLAIGITGLMYVFVSPIVAAIILK; encoded by the coding sequence ATGAATTTTATTTTTTCAAATCCTCTTTTTGGTCTTTGGCTGTCTATATTTGCCTATTTGATAGGTATTTTGATTTTTAGGCGTTTTCCACATCCACTAACAACCCCACTTTTACTAGCGACGATTATTGTTATTATTTTTTTAAAAGTAACGCATATTTCTTATCAAGACTATTATAAGGGAGGAGCGTATTTAAATACCCTTATTGTACCTTCGACAGTTGCTTTGGGAATTCCTTTGTATCAGACTTTCCATTTAATGAGGCATCATGCCAGAAGTATTATTTTGGGTAGCTTTTTAGCAGCAGTTGTCAATACGAGTTTTACTGCCTTTGTGGCAAAAGTTTTTGGCATGGATTTCTTTTTAGCCATTTCCTTATTTCCTAAATCTGTTACAACCGCAATGGCAGTCGGAATTGTTGATAAGATGCAGGGAATTACGACCGTAACACTGGTTGTTGTTGTAGCAACTGGTATTTTAACTAGTGTTTTGGGGCCAACTCTTTTAAAATTATTGAAAATCGAAGATCCTGTGGCCATTGGTTTGGCTCTTGGTGGAACTGGACATGCTGTTGGTACTGGAACGGCTCTTAAATACGGTAGAATATCGGGAGCTATGGCTGGTCTAGCTATTGGCATTACGGGTTTGATGTATGTCTTTGTATCGCCCATTGTGGCAGCCATTATTTTAAAATGA
- the yidD gene encoding membrane protein insertion efficiency factor YidD, with protein sequence MKKVLIAPIKFYQKFISPIFPASCRYRPTCSAYMIEAIEKHGLKGFLMGIARILRCHPFVEGGEDPVPNHFTLRRNKKEKPSKS encoded by the coding sequence ATGAAAAAAGTATTGATTGCTCCGATTAAATTTTATCAAAAATTTATTTCTCCCATCTTTCCAGCTTCCTGTCGTTATCGGCCAACTTGTTCAGCCTATATGATAGAGGCAATTGAAAAACATGGTTTAAAAGGTTTTTTAATGGGGATTGCCCGTATTTTACGCTGTCATCCTTTTGTTGAGGGAGGTGAAGATCCTGTACCAAATCATTTTACCTTGCGAAGAAATAAAAAAGAAAAGCCGTCTAAATCATAA
- a CDS encoding PadR family transcriptional regulator: MYYPVSALLIEYLILAIVSKHDSYGYDISQTIKLIASIKESTLYPILKKLEKAGYLSTYTQEHQGRRRKYYHLTDSGEKHLVYLTKEWSVYKMTIDGIVEGRIRHDKN, encoded by the coding sequence ATGTATTATCCTGTTTCAGCCCTGCTAATAGAATACTTAATTTTGGCTATCGTCAGTAAACATGACTCCTACGGTTACGATATCAGTCAAACTATTAAACTAATTGCCAGTATCAAAGAATCCACCTTATATCCTATCTTAAAAAAACTTGAAAAAGCAGGATATTTAAGTACTTACACTCAAGAACATCAAGGTCGACGACGAAAGTATTATCATTTAACCGATTCGGGAGAAAAACATCTCGTTTATCTGACTAAGGAATGGTCAGTTTATAAAATGACCATTGATGGCATTGTAGAAGGGAGAATTCGCCATGACAAGAACTGA
- a CDS encoding TrkH family potassium uptake protein yields MNKSMVRFLLSKLLLIEAALLLVPLIVAFIYQESFTIIFSILATMAILILLGSIGIIFKPKNYHIYTKEGLLIVALCWVLWSFFGALPFIFTGQIPNIIDAFFEVSSGFTTTGATILPDVSVLSHSLLFWRSFTHLIGGMGVLVFALAIMENSKNSHLEVMRAEVPGPVFGKVVSKLKNTAQILYIIYLIMFAVFAIILWGVGMPLYDSLVTAMGTAGTGGFTVFNDGIAHYHSSLITNLVSIGMLLFGVNFNLYYLLLIRKFKTFFGDEELRTYIGIALLATLLIWLNVGGQFATAKEGLEISFFQVSTTMTTTGFGITNLTTWPLFSQFILLLLMFLGGSAGSTAGGFKVMRVLILSKIAKNQVLSSLYPNRVISLHINQQSLDKRTQHSVLKYLAIYLLIFISLVLILTLDNNNLMIVTSAAASAFNNIGPILGTDKTFAIFSPFSKLVLSFAMIAGRLEIYPMLLLFIPKTWSKT; encoded by the coding sequence ATGAATAAAAGTATGGTACGCTTTCTCTTATCAAAATTATTGTTAATTGAAGCTGCACTTCTTCTTGTCCCCTTGATTGTTGCTTTCATTTATCAAGAAAGTTTTACAATCATCTTTAGCATTTTGGCCACTATGGCTATTTTAATCTTGCTTGGCAGTATTGGCATCATATTTAAACCTAAAAATTATCACATCTATACCAAAGAAGGCTTACTTATTGTAGCTCTTTGCTGGGTACTTTGGTCCTTTTTTGGAGCTCTTCCTTTTATCTTTACTGGTCAAATACCTAATATTATTGATGCTTTTTTTGAAGTTAGTTCAGGCTTCACAACAACGGGTGCCACTATTTTACCAGATGTTTCTGTTTTATCACATTCACTGCTTTTTTGGCGGAGTTTTACCCACTTAATCGGTGGGATGGGAGTACTTGTTTTTGCTCTTGCCATTATGGAAAACAGTAAAAACAGCCACTTAGAAGTTATGCGCGCAGAAGTACCTGGTCCTGTTTTTGGTAAAGTGGTCTCAAAGCTCAAAAACACTGCTCAGATCCTCTATATTATTTACCTCATTATGTTTGCTGTTTTCGCTATTATACTGTGGGGTGTTGGTATGCCTCTATATGATAGCCTCGTAACAGCAATGGGTACAGCTGGTACTGGTGGATTTACAGTTTTTAATGATGGGATTGCTCATTATCACAGTTCGCTCATTACAAATCTGGTTTCCATCGGAATGTTGCTCTTTGGAGTTAATTTTAATCTCTACTATCTTCTCTTGATTCGTAAATTTAAAACTTTCTTTGGTGATGAAGAACTGCGTACTTATATTGGTATTGCTCTGCTAGCAACCCTATTAATTTGGTTAAACGTCGGTGGACAGTTTGCAACAGCAAAAGAGGGCTTGGAAATTTCTTTCTTTCAAGTCTCCACTACCATGACTACAACTGGTTTTGGTATTACTAATCTCACAACTTGGCCGCTCTTTTCTCAGTTTATCTTGCTTCTACTGATGTTTCTTGGTGGTTCTGCTGGATCAACAGCAGGTGGATTCAAGGTTATGCGGGTATTGATTTTATCAAAAATCGCTAAAAATCAAGTTCTTTCCAGTCTCTATCCTAACCGTGTGATATCACTGCATATCAATCAGCAATCACTGGATAAAAGAACACAACACAGTGTGTTGAAATATTTAGCTATCTATCTTCTGATTTTTATTAGTCTGGTTTTGATTTTAACACTTGATAATAACAACCTTATGATTGTAACCAGCGCTGCTGCCAGTGCTTTTAACAATATTGGACCTATACTTGGTACTGATAAAACCTTTGCTATCTTTAGCCCATTTTCAAAATTAGTTCTATCATTTGCTATGATTGCGGGACGTTTAGAAATTTACCCCATGTTGTTGCTATTTATTCCAAAAACTTGGTCTAAAACTTAA
- the trkA gene encoding Trk system potassium transporter TrkA — protein sequence MKIIVVGGGKVGKALCRSLVEEEHDVILIEENESVLNHVTKRLDIMGIVGNGANFRILEQADVQHCDIFIAITDKDEVNMVAAVLAKRMGAKETIVRVRNPEYSNTYFKDKNFLGFSLVVNPELLTARYIANIVDFPNARSVEHFVNGRVMLMEFKIVDGNNLCQMSLNQFRKRFNNIVICAIERGNELIIPDGDAVIQSGDKIFVTGKRMEMIHFHNFVKNKVIKHLMIIGAGRISYYLLNILKTTKRHLQVKVIELNPKKAELFSQEFPHIHVVQGDGTAKDILLEESAANYDAIATLTGVDEENIIASMFLETLGVQKNITKVNRTSILEIINPEQFSSIITPKSIAVDSMMHFIRGRVNAQDSNLDAMHHVANGRIETLQFEIRQTNKMAGKTLSELHFKTNVLIAAIIRNGKTIFPTGDDILEVGDKIVVITLLTNITHIYDLLKR from the coding sequence ATGAAAATTATTGTCGTTGGTGGCGGCAAGGTCGGTAAGGCTCTCTGTCGCTCACTGGTGGAAGAAGAACATGATGTTATTTTGATTGAAGAAAATGAATCCGTCCTCAATCATGTCACCAAACGTCTTGATATCATGGGAATAGTCGGTAATGGTGCTAACTTTAGAATTTTAGAACAGGCTGATGTGCAACATTGTGATATTTTTATTGCTATTACTGATAAAGATGAAGTGAATATGGTAGCTGCTGTTCTAGCTAAAAGAATGGGGGCTAAAGAAACCATTGTCCGTGTTCGTAATCCTGAATATTCCAACACCTACTTTAAAGACAAGAACTTTCTTGGTTTTTCTTTAGTAGTTAATCCTGAACTTTTGACAGCACGTTATATCGCCAATATAGTTGATTTCCCTAATGCACGATCAGTTGAACATTTTGTCAATGGTCGTGTCATGTTAATGGAATTTAAAATTGTTGACGGTAACAATCTCTGTCAAATGTCCTTGAATCAATTCCGTAAAAGATTCAATAATATTGTCATCTGCGCTATTGAGCGTGGAAATGAGCTCATTATTCCTGATGGTGATGCTGTCATTCAGTCAGGGGATAAAATTTTCGTAACAGGCAAGCGTATGGAAATGATTCATTTCCATAATTTTGTTAAAAATAAAGTTATCAAACATCTAATGATTATTGGTGCAGGAAGAATTTCCTACTATTTGCTTAATATTCTCAAGACTACCAAACGTCATCTTCAAGTCAAAGTCATTGAACTTAATCCTAAAAAGGCTGAACTATTTAGTCAAGAATTCCCCCATATCCATGTCGTTCAAGGAGATGGAACTGCTAAAGATATCCTCTTAGAAGAGAGTGCTGCAAACTACGATGCTATTGCGACCTTAACTGGTGTTGATGAAGAAAATATTATTGCTTCCATGTTTTTAGAAACATTAGGCGTGCAAAAAAACATTACTAAAGTCAATCGTACTAGTATTTTAGAAATTATTAACCCTGAACAGTTTTCAAGCATTATCACTCCTAAGAGCATTGCGGTTGATTCCATGATGCATTTTATTCGCGGTCGTGTTAATGCTCAAGATTCTAATCTAGATGCTATGCACCATGTAGCAAATGGTCGTATTGAAACTTTGCAATTTGAAATTCGCCAAACCAACAAAATGGCTGGTAAAACATTGTCTGAACTTCATTTTAAGACCAATGTTTTAATTGCAGCCATCATTCGCAATGGTAAAACAATTTTCCCTACTGGTGATGATATTCTTGAAGTAGGTGACAAGATTGTTGTCATTACACTTCTTACAAACATCACTCATATTTATGATTTATTAAAGAGGTAA
- a CDS encoding ECF transporter S component, producing MLHSLGLLSICKNWRNFFMKKTQTMTIIAILSALSFVLMIPNFPIIPGVDFLKLDFSILPILLGLILLDLKSAYVILFLRSLLKLLLDNGGPGSMVGLPMNMVAFGIFILSFALIWKVRDSKVKYVLASIVGTLAMTVTMVFLNYVYAIPLYAKFANFDISKFIGVGKYLMSMVIPFNLLEGVIFAVSFAVVYAATQPILKNYISNEN from the coding sequence ATGTTACACTCTTTGGGCCTTCTTTCGATTTGTAAAAATTGGAGGAATTTTTTTATGAAAAAAACACAGACAATGACTATCATTGCAATTCTATCAGCGCTCTCTTTTGTGCTTATGATCCCTAACTTTCCAATTATTCCAGGCGTGGATTTTTTGAAACTTGACTTTAGTATTCTTCCTATTTTATTGGGTTTAATCCTACTTGATTTAAAAAGTGCCTATGTCATCCTTTTTTTGAGAAGTCTACTTAAACTTTTGCTGGATAATGGTGGACCTGGTAGTATGGTTGGTTTGCCAATGAACATGGTGGCTTTTGGAATTTTTATTCTTTCTTTTGCGCTTATTTGGAAAGTTAGAGATAGTAAGGTGAAATATGTCTTGGCTAGTATTGTTGGGACATTAGCAATGACAGTGACCATGGTCTTTCTCAACTATGTTTATGCCATTCCCCTTTATGCTAAGTTTGCTAATTTTGATATTTCAAAATTCATCGGTGTTGGGAAGTATTTAATGAGCATGGTCATCCCTTTTAACTTACTTGAAGGGGTGATCTTTGCGGTTAGTTTTGCTGTGGTTTATGCAGCCACTCAACCTATTTTAAAGAATTATATAAGTAATGAAAATTAA
- a CDS encoding DUF1700 domain-containing protein, with amino-acid sequence MTRTEYLNQLKHYLKRLPHTDYEEAMDYFKEYFEEAGPENEAQVIQDLGNPKEAAYEILSQLLDKKVEEECGPSTKSKHIVWITILAILAAPIALPLTIAALALALAIIILALSSIVVTVSIGFSAFTSAFVLIWEAIFKLSGSFSTFSLGLGAGLLSLGLSLIFFVFTLLLAQWFKFAFIKWSQWIVKQGYKRGYRV; translated from the coding sequence ATGACAAGAACTGAATACCTCAATCAGTTAAAACATTATTTAAAGAGATTACCACATACTGATTATGAAGAAGCAATGGATTACTTTAAGGAATATTTTGAGGAAGCTGGTCCAGAAAATGAGGCTCAGGTTATCCAAGATTTGGGTAATCCTAAGGAAGCGGCTTATGAAATTTTAAGTCAGCTGTTAGACAAAAAAGTTGAAGAAGAATGTGGACCTTCAACTAAATCTAAACACATTGTTTGGATAACAATTTTAGCCATTCTAGCCGCACCAATAGCGTTGCCTTTGACTATTGCTGCCTTGGCACTTGCCTTAGCTATTATTATTTTAGCTTTATCCAGTATTGTTGTTACAGTTAGTATTGGGTTTAGCGCTTTTACTTCAGCTTTTGTGCTTATTTGGGAAGCCATTTTTAAACTTTCTGGTTCTTTTTCAACCTTTAGTCTTGGGTTGGGTGCTGGCCTGCTTTCACTTGGATTATCTTTAATCTTTTTCGTTTTTACTCTTTTATTAGCGCAATGGTTTAAATTTGCTTTTATTAAATGGAGTCAATGGATTGTTAAACAAGGCTATAAAAGGGGGTACAGAGTATGA
- a CDS encoding tRNA (cytidine(34)-2'-O)-methyltransferase → MNIEQLERENKQLTLGRNHVVLFQPQIPANTGNIARTCAATNTSLHIIRPMGFPIDDKKMKRAGLDYWDKLDVYFYDSLNDFMNICSGKLHLITKFADKTYSDENYGDSEHHYFLFGREDKGLPEEFMRQHSEKALRIPMNDQHVRSLNLSNTVCMIVYEALRQQDFIGLELSHTYAVDKLK, encoded by the coding sequence ATGAATATTGAACAACTCGAAAGAGAAAATAAACAGTTAACTTTGGGTAGAAATCATGTGGTTTTATTTCAACCACAAATTCCTGCAAATACAGGAAACATTGCTCGTACCTGTGCGGCTACTAACACCTCTCTTCATATCATTCGTCCAATGGGATTTCCCATTGATGATAAAAAGATGAAGCGGGCGGGTCTTGATTATTGGGATAAATTAGATGTGTATTTTTATGACAGTCTTAATGATTTCATGAATATTTGTTCAGGTAAACTGCATCTAATTACTAAATTTGCAGATAAAACGTATTCTGATGAAAATTATGGTGACAGTGAGCATCATTATTTTCTGTTTGGACGTGAAGATAAAGGACTCCCAGAAGAATTTATGCGCCAGCATTCTGAAAAAGCTTTACGCATTCCCATGAATGATCAGCATGTTAGAAGTCTAAACTTGTCAAATACGGTTTGTATGATTGTTTATGAAGCTTTACGTCAACAAGATTTTATAGGATTAGAACTTAGTCATACTTATGCTGTGGATAAATTAAAGTAA
- a CDS encoding phosphatase PAP2 family protein, whose amino-acid sequence MKIKQTYLLRASFAFLLLMFLGYLVKFYPDNLTGIDTNIQSAMRGDFPSVETCFFTTITNFGNELFLFIFCIFLSFLFYIKNWKAEAGFILANFATIGLLSTALKYLYQRPRPKIKWLIQTTGPSFPSWHAASTLLIAAAIVVIIQQRMKSSVLKLLLQILLIVIAILVGISRIYIGVHHPTDVLGGWLLALGLSQMIYPYYDEWRFKWRFSGKQK is encoded by the coding sequence ATGAAAATTAAACAAACTTATCTTTTAAGAGCTTCCTTTGCTTTTTTACTTTTAATGTTTCTAGGATACTTGGTCAAATTTTACCCTGATAATTTGACTGGTATTGATACCAATATTCAGAGCGCTATGCGAGGGGATTTTCCTTCAGTAGAAACTTGTTTTTTTACTACTATTACTAATTTTGGAAATGAATTATTTTTATTCATCTTTTGTATTTTTTTATCTTTTCTATTTTATATCAAAAATTGGAAAGCTGAAGCTGGATTTATTTTGGCGAATTTCGCAACTATAGGTTTGCTGTCAACAGCTTTAAAGTACCTGTATCAAAGACCACGTCCTAAGATTAAGTGGCTGATTCAGACAACGGGCCCTTCTTTTCCTAGCTGGCATGCCGCTTCAACCTTACTGATAGCGGCAGCCATAGTTGTGATTATTCAGCAACGTATGAAAAGCAGCGTTTTAAAACTGCTCTTACAAATACTTCTTATTGTAATAGCTATTTTGGTAGGCATTTCTAGAATTTATATCGGTGTCCACCATCCAACGGATGTTTTAGGAGGCTGGCTGTTGGCCTTAGGTTTAAGTCAAATGATTTATCCTTATTATGATGAGTGGCGTTTTAAATGGCGCTTTTCAGGCAAGCAGAAGTAA
- the cidA gene encoding holin-like protein CidA, with amino-acid sequence MKYYVQLMIILLFSLVGEFASNSLHLPVPGSIIGLFCLFLALQFNWIRLRHINAVGQFLLANMTILFLPAAVGIMDKFNVIAPYLLPICLILLFAVILNIAVIALVVQFIKRHYEGDFPE; translated from the coding sequence TTGAAATATTATGTGCAGTTGATGATTATTCTCCTCTTTTCTTTAGTGGGCGAATTTGCTTCCAATAGTTTACATTTACCTGTTCCAGGAAGCATTATTGGACTTTTTTGTCTCTTTTTAGCTTTGCAGTTTAATTGGATCCGTTTGCGTCATATCAATGCGGTTGGTCAATTTTTACTAGCTAATATGACTATTCTGTTTTTGCCAGCAGCAGTGGGGATTATGGATAAGTTTAATGTGATTGCCCCTTATCTGCTACCAATTTGTCTGATTTTATTATTTGCTGTTATTCTCAATATTGCAGTGATTGCTTTAGTTGTCCAATTTATCAAGAGACATTATGAAGGAGACTTTCCAGAATGA
- a CDS encoding tRNA (mnm(5)s(2)U34)-methyltransferase — MIKRPIELSHDFLSQVLDKNSIAIDATMGNGNDTVFLSHLAKKVYAFDVQEQALIKTREKLEQLNIKNVQLILDGHQTINKYVTEPIRAAIFNLGYLPSADKSVITQPATTLTAIKKILERLEIGGRLAIMVYYGHEGGDKEKDAVLNFVKELDQQHFTVMLYQPLNQINTPPFLVMIEKL; from the coding sequence ATGATCAAACGTCCCATTGAACTCTCTCATGATTTTTTGTCCCAAGTTTTGGATAAAAACAGTATAGCCATTGATGCGACTATGGGCAACGGAAATGATACCGTTTTTTTGTCCCATCTTGCTAAGAAAGTCTACGCTTTTGATGTACAGGAACAGGCCTTAATCAAGACGAGAGAAAAACTGGAACAATTAAATATTAAAAATGTCCAACTCATTTTAGATGGACATCAAACTATTAATAAATATGTGACTGAACCTATCCGTGCAGCTATTTTTAATTTAGGTTATCTGCCTTCGGCAGACAAGTCAGTCATTACTCAGCCTGCTACAACCCTGACAGCTATTAAAAAGATTTTAGAGAGATTAGAAATTGGCGGTCGTTTGGCAATTATGGTATATTATGGTCATGAGGGTGGCGATAAGGAAAAAGATGCGGTTCTGAACTTTGTTAAAGAGCTAGATCAACAGCATTTTACAGTCATGCTTTATCAACCCTTAAATCAAATAAATACCCCACCCTTTTTGGTGATGATAGAGAAATTATAA
- a CDS encoding ABC transporter ATP-binding protein encodes MALISMKNVTLKKQGKILLNNLNWKVKKGENWVILGLNGSGKTTLLKLIMAEYWSTQGQVEVLNTRFGQGDIPNMRTKIGVVGSFIAERLPANMLAEKIVLTGKYKSSILYKEYDETELNEARQMLTVIGGKHLLGRIYSSLSQGEKQLLLIARSLMEDPEIIILDEATSGLDLFAREKLLTQVEKITELPHAPTILYVTHHAEEITDKMSHILLLRRGKIVAQGPKKDIITPQVLENFYESPVNIISIDDKRFFIKPQV; translated from the coding sequence ATGGCACTCATTTCCATGAAAAATGTGACCTTAAAAAAACAGGGCAAAATCTTGCTCAACAATCTTAATTGGAAAGTCAAAAAGGGAGAAAATTGGGTTATTCTAGGTCTTAACGGTTCTGGAAAAACCACTCTTTTAAAACTTATTATGGCGGAGTATTGGTCAACACAAGGACAGGTTGAAGTTCTCAATACTAGGTTTGGTCAGGGTGATATTCCCAATATGCGGACTAAAATCGGTGTCGTGGGCTCTTTTATTGCTGAGCGACTCCCTGCAAATATGTTGGCTGAAAAGATCGTGCTAACTGGTAAATACAAATCAAGCATTCTCTACAAGGAATACGACGAAACAGAACTTAATGAAGCACGCCAAATGCTTACTGTCATCGGCGGAAAACACTTGCTTGGTCGCATCTATAGCAGCCTCTCACAAGGTGAAAAACAACTCCTCCTTATTGCGCGCAGCCTTATGGAAGATCCTGAAATCATTATTTTGGATGAAGCAACCAGCGGACTGGATCTTTTTGCCCGTGAAAAATTGCTAACACAAGTTGAAAAGATTACTGAGTTACCACATGCTCCAACTATCCTTTATGTTACCCACCATGCTGAAGAAATCACTGATAAAATGAGTCATATCCTCCTCCTTCGTAGAGGTAAAATAGTGGCTCAAGGTCCTAAAAAAGATATTATTACACCTCAAGTCCTTGAAAATTTTTATGAAAGTCCCGTCAATATCATTTCCATTGATGACAAACGTTTCTTTATCAAACCGCAAGTATGA
- a CDS encoding TIGR01212 family radical SAM protein (This family includes YhcC from E. coli K-12, an uncharacterized radical SAM protein.), whose translation MNKRYNTLNDYYRRIFGEKTFKVPIDAGFDCPNRDGTVAHGGCTFCTVSGSGDAIVAPEAPIRDQFYKEVDFMHRKWPDVKKYLVYFQNFTNTHDKVEVIRERYEQAINEPGVIGINIGTRPDCLPDVTILYLAELSQRLHVTLELGLQTTYEKTSKLINRAHSYQLYVETVKRVRDLAPKVEIVSHLINGLPGESHEMMLENVRRCVTDNDIDGIKLHLLHLMTNTRMQRDYHEGRLHLLSMEEYVNIICDQLEIIPKNIVIHRLTGDAPRDMLIGPMWSLNKWEVLNSIDREMERRNAYQGCKLEVNI comes from the coding sequence ATGAATAAACGTTATAATACATTAAATGACTATTACCGTCGTATTTTTGGCGAAAAGACTTTTAAGGTTCCCATTGATGCTGGCTTTGACTGCCCAAACCGTGATGGAACTGTGGCTCATGGTGGCTGTACTTTTTGTACGGTTTCAGGTTCTGGTGATGCTATTGTGGCACCAGAAGCTCCTATTCGGGACCAATTTTACAAGGAAGTTGATTTCATGCATCGCAAATGGCCGGATGTCAAGAAGTACCTCGTTTATTTTCAAAATTTTACCAATACCCATGACAAGGTTGAGGTCATTCGGGAGCGCTATGAGCAGGCTATCAATGAACCTGGTGTTATTGGTATCAATATTGGAACAAGACCGGACTGTTTGCCTGATGTGACTATCCTTTACCTAGCGGAGCTATCCCAACGTTTGCATGTGACCTTGGAGTTAGGCTTACAGACAACCTATGAAAAAACGTCCAAGTTAATTAATCGTGCTCATTCTTATCAACTTTATGTAGAAACTGTTAAACGCGTAAGAGATTTGGCGCCAAAAGTTGAAATTGTTTCCCATCTCATCAATGGTTTACCAGGTGAAAGCCATGAGATGATGCTGGAAAATGTTCGCCGTTGTGTGACAGATAATGACATTGATGGCATTAAACTCCATCTTCTACATCTCATGACCAATACGCGTATGCAACGTGATTATCATGAGGGACGCTTACATCTGCTGAGTATGGAAGAATATGTCAACATTATCTGTGACCAATTAGAAATTATTCCTAAAAACATTGTCATTCATCGTCTGACAGGTGATGCACCGCGTGATATGTTGATTGGACCGATGTGGAGCCTTAACAAGTGGGAAGTTTTAAATAGCATTGATAGGGAAATGGAAAGGCGTAATGCTTATCAAGGCTGTAAGCTGGAGGTGAATATATGA